The Coffea arabica cultivar ET-39 chromosome 2c, Coffea Arabica ET-39 HiFi, whole genome shotgun sequence genome includes the window CAAGATACAGGACTCTGGTAAATGGCTTGTGTCCAACTTTGTCAGAGAGCATAATCACCAGCTGGTCCCCCCAGACCAAGTCCATTGCCTCCGTTCTCATCGCCAAATCTCTGGTCCTGCCAAGACCTTGATTGATACCCTGCAGGCTGCTGGCATGGGCCCCCGCAGAATTATGTCTGCTCTCATTAAGGAGTATGGCGGTATTAGCAAGGTTGGATTCACGGAGGTTGATTGCAGAAATTACATGCGAAATAATCGTCAGAGGAGTCTCGAAGGAGATATTCAGCTGCTTCTGGATTGTCTGAGGCAAATGCAGGCTGAGAACCCCAATTTCTTCTATGCAGTTCAGGGAGAAGAGGATCACTCTACTGGCAATGTCTTCTGGGCTGATCCTAAGGCCAGGGCCAACTATACTTACTTTGGGGATACTGTCACCTTTGACACGACTTACAGGTCCAACAGGTACAGATTACCCTTTGCACCGTTTACTGGGGTaaaccatcatggacagcctGTTCTGTTTGGTTGTGCTTTCCTGATAAATGAGTCAGAAGCATCATTCGTATGGCTTTTCAAGACCTGGCTTGCGGCTATGTCTGGTTGTCCTCCAGTGTCCATCACCACTGATCATGATTCTGTAATTCAGTCAGCTGTCATGCAGGTTCTTCCTGACACTCGTCACCGTTTTTGCGAGTGGCATATATTCAAGAAATGCCAGGAGAAATTGTCCCATGTATTTCTTAAACATCCAAATTTTGAAGCAGACCTCCAAAAGTGCGTAAACTTGACAGAGTCCATTGACGAGTTTGAGTCCTCTTGGTTCTCTcttcttgataaatttgaacTTAGGGATCATGAGTGGCTTCAGGCACTTTATAGTGCTCGTAGTCAGTGGGTCCCTGTCTACCTGCGTGATACATTTTTTGCAGAAATGTCTATTACCCAGCGTAGTGACAGTATGAACTCATATTTTGACGGTTATGTGAATGCATCAACAAATTTGAATCAGTTCTTTAGATTGTATGAAAAAGCATTGGAAAGTCGCAATGAGAAAGAAGTTAAAGCAGATTATGATACAATGAATACTTCACCAACTTTAAGAACCCCGTCTCCTATGGAGAAACAAGCATCTGAGCTTTACACAAGGAAACTGTTTACGAGATTTCAGGAGGAGTTGGTAGGTACTTTGACTTTTATGGCATCCAAAGCAGAGGATGATGGAGATGTCACTACGTATCAGGTCGCGAAATTTGGGGAGGACCACAGAGATTACTATGTCAGATTTAATGTTTTAGAGATGAAAGCTTTTTGTAGCTGCCGAATGTTTGAGTTTTCTGGCCTTCTTTGTAGACATGTATTGGCAGTCTTTAGGGTGACAAACGTTCTTACTCTTCCATCACATTACATCTTGAAGCGATGGACGAGAAATGCCAAGAGCAGTGTTCTATTAGAAGAACATATTAGTGATGTATTTAGCAGCTACCTGGAGTCACATACTGTTCGATATAACACTTTACGGCATGAAGCCTTAAAATTTGTAGATGACGGAGCAGAATCTGTTGACTTGTACAATGTGGCAATGGCAGCTCTGGCAGAGGCTTCTGAGAAAGTTTCCCTGGAGACAAAAAATGAGGGGAGGATTTCTGCAAATAATGGACGTTTTAGGGATGACTCTAGGAGGAATGGGATCCAGGCAAATCATAAAAACCGGGATCAAAATAAAGGCAGCTTTGCCCAACAACTTTCTGAGGTTAGccgttaatttttttttttttttttgttgaattttcttTCTATTGGAATCACTTTTACCTCTTGCTCCAAGCAAGAGGCATCCCATGCTTTTTCAGACCTTGCTGGAATctccttttttctgttttcataatATAATAAAGCGATTTAGATCAGGcttttaaaaattaaagataTTAATGTAGGTTAGCTGAGTTGAATCCTGCTTTATATCTCTAGTGATGCGTGGTTTTGACCGGGATTTGAAAATTCAAGAGGTTCAGATTGCTGCAAAGTTTGATAAGATGATAGCCTTCTGTTCTTTATGGTATTGTGGTGGTCTTTGTTCATGAATTTTGGTGCAACTTCTACAGTATTTAACTCATCTAACAATTTGTTGCTTGGTTTAACTTACTCTTCCCAAGACAAGGTTCCTTACTTTTCCCTTCTTACTTTTTGATTCTTTAAGAATGTCTATATGTATCATTCCAGATTTTATATCAGCTTCATGATGTACTATCTCAAACTATGTTCTGCGGATATTTTGGTTTACAATTTTCTGCAAGCTGTTATGCTTATGAGATCATGGATTTTTTTTCTGCATCTTTTTATTCAGCTATTTTGAGGAAATGCTTGTAATTTGGCTATATTAAGGATTCTTATTTCCCAAGTTTCTCTTTATCAGTTCAAGCTGTGAGCTGTAATTTGTATTTATTGACCACTTAACCTTGTTTAGTAATTGTATTTATTGATCACTCAACCTTATTTCTGGATATCTTGTTTTGGTATGAGTGTAGATCACTCAACCTTTTTTCTGGATATCCTGTTTTGGTATGAGTGTagattgtttctttggttttactttattgttttgcattttttcccttttttactTGATACCTGTACTTATACATGATTGGAAATAATCTCCATTTTCtgtggactttttttttttttgattaaatgtttaaGTTGTCCTCATTGACAGGTTTAAAATCAGCATAAAATTGATTTGCAAAATATTCTTGGGCTTTTGAATACATGGAGAACTACCTTTGAACATTGAATGGTTGGAGATTAAAAATAGAATATTGAAGCTcaataaaatagaaaacataTGTTTTGCAGTATTTTCCCCACTTCGTGTCTAGTAGAAGTTGTTATACATTCCAAATTATGCATCCATAGTAAAATGTTGTATTCTGTattttgattagaaaaataTCTGTGCTTAATAAATTTCTTCACAATATTGTAGGAAGACATGGATACGAAAATTCATGAACTTATGCAAGAGGTGGAATCTGCTAATCGAAGATGTGAAGTTTATCGTGGAAATCTTCTCTCGGTTTTGAAGGATATAGAGGAACATAAGCAGCTACTGTCCATTAAAGTCCAGAATGTCAAACTTAGCATGCGGGATGGTCCTCAAAAGGTGAATTTACACCTTACAGAATGTGATTGCTTGATCTAAATATTTGTGTGTGCAAATTTGTGTTGATGTAGGCTCTTCCAAGGAAGTCCCTCCTATTCTGCTTCAATTCTTCGATTTGCCACGGCTGATATTCTTGGTTTATAGTTgtgcaaatgattttttttttgggctgtaGATGTGTAAATATATAAATAGAAGACTTGTTCTAGTTGTTTGAAGTTTCAcaatgcactttttttttttttcatttctttttctccaCAGTTTAAGGACTTATTCTAAGGCATAACGCATAATCCTTAAaagtggaatttttttttggaatgctGAACGCCCAGTACATTTTCATATCCcccttcttttcttaattttcttatGATTTCACAATTTTTTATCTTCTTGTTTCTTCTATAGTTAATTTTCTTTCTTGGGCTAACATGAAGTGGAGATTGTGGAAGTGGGAGTGGTTGAGAATCATGGGTTAAATCGTTTGGGTTGGTTTTAAAATATTTCTGCCTTTGTTGTAAAAAtgcttgagaggaaaaaaaaaaatccaatttcTACTGTTTTGCTTGTGAAATAT containing:
- the LOC113732695 gene encoding protein FAR1-RELATED SEQUENCE 5-like isoform X1; the protein is MENEVMDYDIGLGGSGGGGEDDGLYIEQEEDEPVVDGSPTAAGSSAGAGAVGGFQGSASLETYIPEADPDLEPYEGMEFESEEAAKAFYNSYARRVGFSTRVSSSRRSRKDGAIIQRSFVCAKEGFRNLNEKRTKDREIKRPRTITRVGCKASLSVKIQDSGKWLVSNFVREHNHQLVPPDQVHCLRSHRQISGPAKTLIDTLQAAGMGPRRIMSALIKEYGGISKVGFTEVDCRNYMRNNRQRSLEGDIQLLLDCLRQMQAENPNFFYAVQGEEDHSTGNVFWADPKARANYTYFGDTVTFDTTYRSNRYRLPFAPFTGVNHHGQPVLFGCAFLINESEASFVWLFKTWLAAMSGCPPVSITTDHDSVIQSAVMQVLPDTRHRFCEWHIFKKCQEKLSHVFLKHPNFEADLQKCVNLTESIDEFESSWFSLLDKFELRDHEWLQALYSARSQWVPVYLRDTFFAEMSITQRSDSMNSYFDGYVNASTNLNQFFRLYEKALESRNEKEVKADYDTMNTSPTLRTPSPMEKQASELYTRKLFTRFQEELVGTLTFMASKAEDDGDVTTYQVAKFGEDHRDYYVRFNVLEMKAFCSCRMFEFSGLLCRHVLAVFRVTNVLTLPSHYILKRWTRNAKSSVLLEEHISDVFSSYLESHTVRYNTLRHEALKFVDDGAESVDLYNVAMAALAEASEKVSLETKNEGRISANNGRFRDDSRRNGIQANHKNRDQNKGSFAQQLSEEDMDTKIHELMQEVESANRRCEVYRGNLLSVLKDIEEHKQLLSIKVQNVKLSMRDGPQKAILSESVWKTRMLKA
- the LOC113732695 gene encoding protein FAR1-RELATED SEQUENCE 5-like isoform X2, whose product is MENEVMDYDIGLGGSGGGGEDDGLYIEQEEDEPVVDGSPTAAGSSAGAGAVGGFQGSASLETYIPEADPDLEPYEGMEFESEEAAKAFYNSYARRVGFSTRVSSSRRSRKDGAIIQRSFVCAKEGFRNLNEKRTKDREIKRPRTITRVGCKASLSVKIQDSGKWLVSNFVREHNHQLVPPDQVHCLRSHRQISGPAKTLIDTLQAAGMGPRRIMSALIKEYGGISKVGFTEVDCRNYMRNNRQRSLEGDIQLLLDCLRQMQAENPNFFYAVQGEEDHSTGNVFWADPKARANYTYFGDTVTFDTTYRSNRYRLPFAPFTGVNHHGQPVLFGCAFLINESEASFVWLFKTWLAAMSGCPPVSITTDHDSVIQSAVMQVLPDTRHRFCEWHIFKKCQEKLSHVFLKHPNFEADLQKCVNLTESIDEFESSWFSLLDKFELRDHEWLQALYSARSQWVPVYLRDTFFAEMSITQRSDSMNSYFDGYVNASTNLNQFFRLYEKALESRNEKEVKADYDTMNTSPTLRTPSPMEKQASELYTRKLFTRFQEELVGTLTFMASKAEDDGDVTTYQVAKFGEDHRDYYVRFNVLEMKAFCSCRMFEFSGLLCRHVLAVFRVTNVLTLPSHYILKRWTRNAKSSVLLEEHISDVFSSYLESHTVRYNTLRHEALKFVDDGAESVDLYNVAMAALAEASEKVSLETKNEGRISANNGRFRDDSRRNGIQANHKNRDQNKGSFAQQLSEEDMDTKIHELMQEVESANRRCEVYRGNLLSVLKDIEEHKQLLSIKVQNVKLSMRDGPQKILEALSVGSCQDF